DNA sequence from the Humidesulfovibrio mexicanus genome:
CCTATTTCCACCACACCACTTCGCGCAGGAACTGGAAGTAGTATGCGGCGCCCCAGCGCAGGACCTGCAGCTTGCGCTCGCCGCCGATGCGTGGTGGCTCATCGCCGGGGATCTCCGCGATTTTGAGCTTGCGCTTGGCCGCCCGGCAGGAGAGCAGCGGCTCCCAGCTGATCTTGGTGCCGAAGAGTTTTTCCGGCAGGGCGAAAGCCGAATCGCCCATCAGCTCCAGGTCGTAGGCCAGCTGTTTCTTATAGGCGCGGTAGATGACCATGACATCGGTGTATTTGCCGCCGTGCAGCAGGTTGACCGTCTTGGTGAAGAGCCAGTTGCCGAAGCCGGTGACGATGTCGTCGTCCGCGCTCTTGGCCGGGCCAAGGTAGCGTGAGGCGATGACCATGTCGTAGCCTTCGCGCATCTTGGCGATGAGGTCGGGCAGGATTTCGGCCACGGAGTTGCCGTCCGGGCTGAAGGTGACGATCACGTCGCCTTCGATAAGCGGCATGACTTCCTCGTAGGCGTGGCGAAAACCGCGCTTCTTCTGCACGTACACCTGATAGCCCTGCTCCTTGGCCCACTCAATGGTGCCATCTGTGGAGCCGCCATCGACCACGATGATCTGGTCCACCCACTCGCGCTTGATGCGCGGCATGATGGCCTTCATGCCATCGATTTCATTAAGCGTCATGACCAGAAGCGTTGTCTTCATCGTGTTCCGTCCAGAAGGGGTTGGCGCTTTTTCAGGGCGGTGGCAAATTATATGACGGTGTTGCCCCTGTCCAGTCTCTTTTTCTTCGGGAGACCCATTATGCGCGCAACCCTGGGGCGAACACCCCGCGTCAGGAGGCGGCCGTCATGGCCCGTTTCCGGGGCATCGTGCGGGCGACAGGGGCCGTGTTGGCCGCGCAGCTTTGGGGGCAAGGGCTGCGGCGCTTGACGTTGCAAAAGCGTTCCCCTATGGAAATCATCGTTTCAATATGATGTGGAAGACAAGGAGAGCGCTCCGGGGCCATGAGTAGATTTGACCGCAGCCAGTTGCGCTTGCTTCCGCTCCACGAGCGCCGCCATGATCTGACCCTTGAGGTGATCATGGAGCTGTCCCCCGTGGGGCCCAGCCCCATTCGAGACCGTATGCGGCCTATCGCCGCAAGGCTTGCCCAGGCCAGGGAGAATGGCGCGGCCCGCGTCCTCATGATGGGCGGCCACGTCATCCGTTCCGGTGTGCAGCCGTATCTTGTGGACCTTATGCGACGGGGCCTGATTTCTTGTATCGCGATGAACGGGGCCTGCGCCATCCACGACTTCGAGTTCGCGCTTATCGGAGCCACCACGGAAAGCGTGGCCCGGTACATCGCCAGCGGCCAGTTCGGCCTCTGGTGCGAGACCGGACAGCTCAACGACGTGGTGAACGCGGCGTACGCCGCCAATCCCGGAGAGGGCATGGGTTTGGCCCTCGGCCGGGCGATAGCCGAAGGCGACTACCCCCACAAGGAGCACAGTCTGCTTGCATGGGCCTACCGCCTTGGGGTTGCAACCACAGTCCATGTGGCCATTGGCCAGGATATCGTGCATGAGCACCCGAACTTTGACGCTGCGGCCACCGGGGCCATGTCCTACAATGATTTTTTGACCTTTGCGGCGCAGCTTCAGGGACTTGAGGGCGGAGTGCTCATGAATTTCGGTTCCGCCGTCATGGCCCCGGAGGTGTACCTCAAGGCCTTGAGCATGGTCCGCAACACGGCACATGCCGACGGGCGCAGCATCACGCGGTTCACCACGCTGGTGTGCGACCTCCACGACTTGCCAGAAAACCCTCGCGTCGAGCCGCTCAAAACAACCCCGGCCTATTATTTCCGGCCGTGGAAGACGATGCTCGCGCGAACCGTGCGCGAGGGTGGCGAAGGCTATTACGTGCGCGGCCGCCATGCCGACACCGTTCCGGCCCTGTGGACCGAACTGCGCGCCCTGGAGCGAGGCGAACCCGCGCCTCCGGTCGTCGAGCCTGGAGCCGTCGTTCTTGAGAATCCGAAGGTGCTGGATGTGCGCGTTCTGGCCGAACGCGTGGCGCAGATGCGCGCGCACGGGCTCAAGGTGGTGCATTGCCACGGCTGTTTTGACCTGATGCATCCCGGGCACATCAAGTATTTCCAGGCCGCCCGGCGCATGGGCGACGCCCTTGTGGTCACGCTTTCCCCGGACCGCTTTGTGGACAAGGGGCCTGGGCGGCCAGCATACTCCGAGAGTCTGCGCGCGGAGAGCATCGCCGCGTTGGAGTGCGTGGACCTTGTGGCCGTCAACCAGTGGCCCACGGCCGTGGAGACGCTGCGCCTGCTGCGTCCGGACGTTTACGTCAAGGGGCAGGAGTTCGAAAAGCTTGAGGACAGGACCGGCAAGCTGCAGCAGGAATATGCCGTAGCACGCGAGCTTGGCATCGAGATGGCGTTCACGCACGAAATCGTTTTTTCCTCTACCCGGCTTTTGAACGCCTATTTCCGCGCCACGCCGGAAAACGGACATGGAGAGTGATGCCTGTAGCCGACAAGATCATCGGGCTGGACGAGATGGTCCAGCGTGTCGAGGAGCTCAAAAAGGCCGGACGTATTGTGGTGCAGTCGCACGGCGTGTTCGACCTCATCCATCCTGGCATCATCTCCCACCTCAACGAGGCCAAGGGCATCGGCGACGTGTTGGTTGTGACGGTGATCCAGGATGCCGACGTGCGGCGCGGACCTGGCCGCCCCGTGTTCCCCGACCGCCTGCGCGCTGAGAACGTGGCCTCGCTGGAGATGGTGGACATGGTCGCCATCGTGCCCGAGGACATCCCCTTCGAATGCGTCAAGCGAATCAATCCGAGCTTCTTCGCCAAGGGCCACGAC
Encoded proteins:
- a CDS encoding glycosyltransferase family 2 protein; this encodes MKTTLLVMTLNEIDGMKAIMPRIKREWVDQIIVVDGGSTDGTIEWAKEQGYQVYVQKKRGFRHAYEEVMPLIEGDVIVTFSPDGNSVAEILPDLIAKMREGYDMVIASRYLGPAKSADDDIVTGFGNWLFTKTVNLLHGGKYTDVMVIYRAYKKQLAYDLELMGDSAFALPEKLFGTKISWEPLLSCRAAKRKLKIAEIPGDEPPRIGGERKLQVLRWGAAYYFQFLREVVWWK
- a CDS encoding adenylyltransferase/cytidyltransferase family protein; translated protein: MSRFDRSQLRLLPLHERRHDLTLEVIMELSPVGPSPIRDRMRPIAARLAQARENGAARVLMMGGHVIRSGVQPYLVDLMRRGLISCIAMNGACAIHDFEFALIGATTESVARYIASGQFGLWCETGQLNDVVNAAYAANPGEGMGLALGRAIAEGDYPHKEHSLLAWAYRLGVATTVHVAIGQDIVHEHPNFDAAATGAMSYNDFLTFAAQLQGLEGGVLMNFGSAVMAPEVYLKALSMVRNTAHADGRSITRFTTLVCDLHDLPENPRVEPLKTTPAYYFRPWKTMLARTVREGGEGYYVRGRHADTVPALWTELRALERGEPAPPVVEPGAVVLENPKVLDVRVLAERVAQMRAHGLKVVHCHGCFDLMHPGHIKYFQAARRMGDALVVTLSPDRFVDKGPGRPAYSESLRAESIAALECVDLVAVNQWPTAVETLRLLRPDVYVKGQEFEKLEDRTGKLQQEYAVARELGIEMAFTHEIVFSSTRLLNAYFRATPENGHGE